The [Eubacterium] siraeum genome contains a region encoding:
- a CDS encoding AAA family ATPase, translating into MSEFDFDLNEALKYISPSDLSYQEWVNVGMALKEEGYSVTVWDNWSANDNRYHKGECEKKWESFNGSSSPVTGATIVQMAKDRGMMFGTGEDRELDWDDEISYEHHDEHVVVNKNWIEGKEINAPTDWQPHREIIRYLEALFEQSENVGYVVQSYEKDGKFIPANKGYYDRTAGQLIESLSQCDGDIGSVLGDYNTQAGAWIRFNPLDGKGVKNENVTEYRYALVESDNVDIEKQHAIICELELPVAVLVYSGKKSLHAIVKVDAANYDEYRKRVDFLYQICQKNGLSPDTQNRNPSRLSRLPGVQRGENRQYIVDTDIGKNGWDEWREWIESVNDDLPDTESMADAWSNLPELAPPLIDGILRQGHKMLIAGPSKAGKSYALIEMCCAIAEGKEWLGWNCTKGRVLYVNLELDRASCLHRFKDVYTTLGWEPQNLSNIDIWNLRGKSVPMDKLAPKLIRRASKKNYIAIIIDPIYKVITGDENSADQMAHFCNQFDKVCTELGCAVIYCHHHSKGAQGGKRSMDRASGSGVFARDPDALLDLTELELTDSIIKHEKDKMTCKICYDQLKKCGHEDDVSQDDICSAKQMREALRNAVPDADYKHVCDFITKCEKRTESRTAWRIEGTLREFPKFPPVNVWFDYPVHRIDKTDVLKDIQPDDGRAAGWQKNFSKKKTEKERKDERKESLETAFDACMIDGKVTLSGMAEYMGVTEKTVRNRIKEHSGFWIDDNEVGKKSK; encoded by the coding sequence ATGTCGGAATTTGATTTTGACCTTAACGAAGCACTTAAATATATAAGCCCGTCAGACCTTTCCTATCAGGAATGGGTGAATGTCGGTATGGCACTCAAAGAAGAGGGCTATTCCGTTACCGTATGGGATAACTGGTCGGCAAATGACAACAGATACCATAAAGGCGAATGTGAAAAGAAATGGGAGAGCTTCAACGGCTCTTCCTCGCCTGTCACGGGCGCTACCATAGTTCAGATGGCTAAGGACAGAGGAATGATGTTCGGCACGGGAGAAGACCGTGAACTTGACTGGGACGATGAAATATCATACGAACATCACGATGAACACGTTGTTGTAAACAAAAACTGGATAGAGGGCAAAGAAATAAACGCTCCGACAGACTGGCAGCCTCACAGAGAAATAATCAGATACCTTGAAGCATTATTCGAGCAGAGCGAAAATGTCGGATATGTTGTGCAAAGCTACGAAAAAGACGGTAAATTCATCCCTGCCAACAAGGGCTATTATGACCGCACGGCAGGTCAACTTATCGAATCATTGTCGCAGTGTGACGGCGATATAGGCTCTGTTCTCGGTGATTACAACACTCAGGCGGGGGCATGGATCCGTTTCAATCCTCTTGACGGCAAAGGCGTAAAGAATGAAAACGTAACCGAATACAGATATGCGCTTGTCGAAAGCGACAATGTAGATATAGAAAAACAGCACGCAATCATCTGCGAGCTTGAACTGCCCGTAGCTGTGCTTGTGTACAGCGGAAAGAAGTCACTGCACGCTATTGTAAAGGTAGATGCCGCAAATTACGATGAATACCGTAAACGTGTAGACTTTCTGTATCAGATATGTCAGAAAAACGGACTGTCACCCGATACGCAGAATCGTAATCCGTCAAGATTATCACGTCTTCCCGGTGTTCAGCGTGGTGAAAACAGGCAGTACATAGTTGATACAGACATCGGTAAAAACGGTTGGGATGAGTGGCGGGAATGGATAGAAAGTGTAAATGACGACCTGCCCGATACCGAGAGCATGGCTGATGCGTGGAGCAATCTTCCGGAACTTGCACCGCCACTTATTGATGGTATACTCAGACAGGGACATAAAATGCTTATCGCAGGACCGTCAAAGGCGGGTAAGTCGTATGCTCTTATAGAAATGTGCTGTGCAATAGCGGAAGGCAAAGAATGGCTTGGCTGGAACTGTACCAAAGGTAGGGTGTTGTATGTAAATCTTGAGCTTGACAGGGCTTCCTGTCTGCACCGTTTCAAAGATGTATATACAACACTTGGCTGGGAACCTCAAAATCTTAGTAATATTGATATATGGAACCTAAGAGGTAAGTCTGTGCCTATGGACAAGCTCGCACCGAAACTTATCCGCCGTGCGAGCAAGAAGAACTATATCGCCATTATCATAGACCCGATTTATAAGGTTATTACCGGTGACGAGAACAGCGCAGATCAGATGGCGCATTTCTGCAATCAGTTTGATAAGGTATGCACGGAACTTGGCTGTGCGGTTATATACTGCCATCACCATTCAAAAGGTGCACAGGGGGGTAAGCGTTCAATGGACAGAGCCTCGGGTTCAGGTGTATTCGCAAGAGATCCCGATGCACTGCTTGACCTTACGGAGCTGGAGCTTACCGACAGCATAATAAAGCACGAAAAAGACAAGATGACCTGCAAGATATGCTATGACCAGCTGAAGAAATGCGGACACGAAGACGATGTTTCACAGGATGATATATGCAGTGCAAAGCAGATGCGTGAAGCGCTCAGAAACGCTGTGCCGGACGCAGATTATAAGCATGTGTGTGATTTCATTACCAAGTGCGAAAAACGCACAGAGAGCCGTACAGCGTGGCGTATAGAAGGCACGCTCCGAGAGTTCCCGAAGTTCCCGCCGGTAAACGTGTGGTTTGATTATCCCGTTCATCGTATAGACAAGACCGACGTACTTAAAGACATACAGCCCGATGACGGCAGAGCAGCAGGCTGGCAGAAGAATTTCAGCAAGAAAAAGACCGAAAAGGAACGTAAGGACGAGCGTAAAGAATCGCTCGAAACGGCATTTGATGCTTGCATGATTGACGGCAAGGTTACTTTATCCGGTATGGCCGAGTATATGGGCGTGACCGAAAAGACGGTCCGAAACCGTATAAAAGAGCACAGCGGTTTCTGGATCGACGATAACGAGGTAGGGAAAAAGTCGAAGTGA
- a CDS encoding DEAD/DEAH box helicase has translation MELRPYQKEAKTAVLSQWEQGNSKTLLVLPTGCGKTIVFAKIAEDRVRNGERVLILAHRGELLEQAADKILNACGLGCAVEKAEESCIGSWYRITVGSVQSLMREKRLAQFSKDYFNTIIIDEAHHSISDSYQKILGYFDEAKVLGVTATPDRGDMKNLGQVFDSLAYEYTLPRAIKEGYLSPIKALTIPLKLDLTGVGTQAGDYKASDIDTALDPYLYQIADEMLKYCKERKTVVFLPLIKTSQKFCKILNEKGFRSAEVNGNSIDRGTVLADFDSGKYNVLCNSMLLTEGWDCPSVDCVIVLRPTKVRGLYCQMVGRGTRLCEGKKDLLLLDFLWHTERHELCRPAHLICESPEVAEKMTANIAAAGMPVDIEQAEEKAKEDVVAQREEALAKQLAEMKKRKRKLVDPLQYEMSIQAEDLSSYVPAFGWECSPPSDKQKATLEKLGIFPDEIDNAGKAQLLLDRLGKRRNLGLTTPKQIRFLESRGFQHVGTWQFESARNLIDRIAANNWHVPNGIDPASYEPKVVNNSDVGI, from the coding sequence ATGGAATTAAGACCGTATCAGAAAGAAGCCAAAACAGCGGTACTTTCACAGTGGGAGCAGGGCAATTCAAAAACCCTGCTCGTACTGCCTACGGGTTGCGGTAAAACGATAGTTTTTGCAAAAATCGCAGAAGACCGTGTCCGCAACGGCGAAAGGGTACTTATACTTGCACACAGGGGCGAACTGCTTGAACAGGCGGCGGACAAGATACTGAATGCCTGCGGGCTTGGCTGTGCTGTAGAAAAGGCGGAAGAAAGCTGTATAGGCTCATGGTATCGTATAACGGTAGGCTCTGTACAGTCGCTTATGAGAGAAAAGCGACTTGCACAATTTTCAAAAGACTATTTCAATACGATCATAATTGATGAAGCGCATCATTCCATTTCGGACAGCTATCAGAAGATACTCGGATATTTTGATGAAGCAAAGGTACTCGGAGTTACGGCAACGCCGGACAGAGGAGATATGAAAAATCTCGGACAGGTATTCGACAGCCTGGCGTATGAATATACTTTGCCGAGAGCTATCAAAGAAGGGTATCTTTCACCGATAAAGGCACTCACCATTCCTCTGAAACTCGATCTGACAGGTGTCGGTACTCAGGCAGGAGATTATAAGGCGAGTGACATTGACACAGCTCTTGACCCTTATCTGTATCAGATAGCGGATGAAATGCTGAAATATTGCAAGGAACGTAAAACGGTAGTGTTTCTGCCGCTTATAAAAACGAGTCAGAAATTCTGCAAGATACTTAACGAAAAAGGCTTCCGCTCTGCAGAAGTCAACGGAAATAGCATTGACAGAGGTACTGTTCTTGCTGATTTCGATAGCGGTAAATATAATGTGCTGTGTAATTCAATGCTTCTGACGGAAGGCTGGGACTGTCCAAGCGTCGATTGCGTAATAGTTCTCAGACCTACTAAGGTAAGAGGGCTGTACTGTCAGATGGTCGGCAGAGGAACAAGGCTTTGTGAGGGCAAAAAAGATCTATTGCTCCTTGACTTTTTGTGGCACACAGAAAGGCACGAGCTGTGCCGTCCTGCACATCTGATATGTGAAAGCCCTGAAGTTGCCGAAAAGATGACCGCAAATATTGCGGCGGCAGGTATGCCGGTTGATATTGAACAGGCAGAAGAAAAAGCAAAAGAAGATGTAGTTGCTCAGCGTGAGGAAGCACTTGCAAAACAGCTTGCGGAAATGAAAAAACGAAAGAGAAAACTTGTAGATCCTCTCCAGTATGAAATGAGCATTCAGGCGGAAGACTTATCTTCTTATGTTCCTGCGTTCGGTTGGGAGTGCTCTCCGCCGTCGGACAAGCAAAAGGCGACCCTTGAAAAGCTCGGTATATTCCCCGACGAGATAGACAATGCCGGCAAAGCTCAGCTGTTACTTGATAGGCTCGGCAAACGGCGCAATCTCGGACTTACTACTCCAAAGCAGATACGTTTTCTTGAAAGCAGAGGTTTTCAGCACGTAGGTACATGGCAGTTTGAAAGTGCAAGAAATCTGATTGACAGAATAGCGGCTAACAACTGGCACGTTCCGAACGGAATAGATCCTGCAAGCTATGAACCGAAGGTGGTGAATAATTCAGATGTCGGAATTTGA